One window from the genome of Paracoccus zhejiangensis encodes:
- a CDS encoding amidase produces MDWLRASAAEQGRAIMAGLLDPVDQTEAYLAAIEANPYAKRIYARVTPARAKVEAIAAHDRNKAGMRRCLLDGVAISWKDNIDSAGIATEAGSRLLEGRIPAQDAATLANATAAGTVCLGKTHMTELAFSGLGLNPMTATPPNALDAALAPGGSSSGAAVSVAMGLAAAAIGSDTGGSIRVPAAWNGLVGFKPTHGGTDSRGVVPLARKFDVVGPLARTVEDCAFLLAALRGDQPVDLAGASVAGLRLMVLDGVPFDEAEEAPVLAFEDAVNRLAAAGAIISRTAPGFLPKAMALSPLLFAPEAYGIWRDQIEAAPEAMHPPILERFRGGKEVSAPDFVAAWESLVRYRREWAAEMAGYDAVILPTVPVLPPDAERLATDTDYFVKANLLTLRNTRVGNLMGLPAATLPTGQPGCGLMAMGATDGDRLLLRVAAGIEAALG; encoded by the coding sequence ATGGACTGGCTCAGGGCGTCGGCGGCCGAACAGGGCCGCGCGATCATGGCCGGGCTTCTGGACCCGGTCGACCAGACCGAGGCCTATCTGGCCGCGATCGAGGCCAATCCCTATGCCAAGCGCATCTATGCCCGCGTGACCCCGGCACGCGCCAAGGTCGAGGCCATTGCCGCCCATGACCGCAACAAGGCCGGGATGCGCCGGTGCCTGTTGGACGGCGTGGCGATCAGTTGGAAGGACAATATCGACAGCGCCGGCATCGCCACCGAGGCCGGCTCGCGGCTGCTGGAAGGCCGGATCCCGGCGCAGGATGCAGCGACGCTGGCCAATGCCACGGCGGCGGGAACCGTCTGCCTCGGCAAGACCCATATGACCGAGCTGGCCTTTTCCGGTCTTGGGCTGAACCCGATGACGGCGACGCCGCCCAATGCGCTGGATGCGGCGCTGGCGCCCGGCGGCTCGTCCAGCGGGGCGGCGGTCTCGGTGGCGATGGGGCTGGCGGCGGCGGCAATCGGGTCCGATACCGGCGGCTCGATCCGGGTTCCGGCAGCGTGGAACGGGCTGGTGGGGTTCAAGCCGACGCATGGCGGGACCGACAGCCGCGGCGTGGTGCCCTTGGCGCGCAAGTTCGATGTGGTGGGCCCATTGGCCCGCACGGTCGAGGATTGCGCCTTCCTGCTGGCGGCGCTGCGCGGCGATCAGCCGGTCGATCTCGCCGGTGCCTCGGTCGCCGGCTTGCGGCTGATGGTGCTGGACGGCGTGCCCTTCGACGAGGCCGAAGAGGCCCCGGTCCTCGCCTTCGAGGACGCGGTGAACCGTCTTGCCGCTGCGGGTGCCATCATCTCGCGCACCGCGCCGGGCTTTCTGCCCAAGGCCATGGCGCTGTCGCCGCTGCTGTTTGCGCCCGAGGCCTATGGCATCTGGCGCGACCAGATCGAGGCCGCGCCCGAGGCGATGCATCCGCCGATCCTCGAGCGTTTCCGGGGCGGCAAGGAGGTCAGCGCCCCGGATTTCGTCGCCGCGTGGGAATCGCTGGTGCGCTATCGCCGGGAATGGGCAGCCGAGATGGCGGGCTATGACGCGGTGATCCTGCCCACCGTGCCGGTCCTGCCGCCCGATGCCGAACGGCTGGCAACCGATACCGATTATTTCGTCAAGGCGAACCTGCTGACGCTGCGCAATACCCGGGTCGGCAACCTGATGGGCCTGCCCGCGGCCACCCTGCCTACCGGCCAGCCCGGTTGCGGGCTGATGGCCATGGGCGCAACCGATGGTGACCGGCTGCTGCTGCGGGTGGCGGCCGGAATCGAGGCCGCACTCGGCTGA
- a CDS encoding substrate-binding periplasmic protein: MRMRTNFIAGKGAQCALFAVLALGLVMPTAAQEAGTKAPLSPFAVTTPPSAETAKGKQDPCADFVPQAKPQNASRDIVGQDLDQVRERGFMTFAVYDAYPPYSWLEGETPRGVDVDIAKLIAGEIGVEPRFTFVMSGENLETDLRLNIWQGSALNAPVSNVMMRVPYDSHFACRVEQVVFNGQYAEESIAIAYAKKDYPENPPVPAYFRIDTVGVENDSISDFYLTSFAGGQTAAGVRRYPTVAAAMQALADGEVMAAMGPRGQLEYAIAELGPKAGIGLHQPPLPGLAKSRWTLGTGEHFAHRPLAYAVDDAIAAGLADGRISKIYDSYGMTHQPPER, from the coding sequence ATGCGGATGCGAACGAATTTCATCGCAGGCAAGGGGGCGCAATGCGCCCTTTTCGCCGTTCTGGCGCTTGGTCTTGTCATGCCAACTGCCGCACAAGAGGCTGGGACGAAAGCCCCGCTGTCGCCCTTCGCCGTCACCACCCCGCCTTCAGCCGAAACGGCCAAGGGCAAGCAGGACCCCTGCGCCGATTTCGTGCCGCAGGCGAAGCCGCAGAATGCCAGCCGCGACATCGTCGGGCAGGATCTGGATCAGGTGCGGGAACGCGGCTTCATGACCTTCGCCGTCTATGACGCCTATCCACCCTATTCGTGGCTCGAGGGTGAGACGCCGCGCGGAGTGGATGTGGACATCGCCAAGCTCATCGCCGGCGAGATCGGGGTCGAGCCGCGCTTTACCTTCGTCATGTCGGGCGAGAATCTGGAAACCGACCTGAGGTTGAACATCTGGCAGGGCTCGGCGCTGAATGCGCCGGTGTCGAACGTGATGATGCGCGTCCCCTATGACAGCCATTTCGCCTGCCGGGTCGAGCAGGTAGTGTTCAACGGCCAATATGCCGAGGAATCCATCGCCATCGCCTATGCCAAGAAGGATTACCCCGAGAACCCGCCGGTGCCCGCCTATTTCCGCATCGATACGGTGGGGGTCGAGAATGACTCGATCTCGGATTTCTACCTGACCAGTTTTGCCGGCGGGCAGACGGCGGCGGGCGTGCGGCGCTATCCGACCGTGGCGGCGGCGATGCAGGCGCTGGCGGATGGCGAGGTGATGGCGGCGATGGGGCCGCGCGGGCAGCTGGAATATGCCATTGCCGAGCTGGGCCCCAAGGCCGGGATCGGGCTGCACCAGCCGCCCTTGCCGGGGCTGGCCAAGTCGCGCTGGACGCTGGGGACGGGCGAACATTTCGCCCATCGGCCTCTGGCCTATGCGGTGGATGACGCCATCGCGGCAGGTCTGGCCGATGGCCGCATCTCGAAGATCTATGACAGCTACGGCATGACCCACCAGCCGCCCGAGAGGTAA
- a CDS encoding YVTN family beta-propeller repeat protein: MRCLALSAPILAALSAAPMAHAAEIWVTNEKDNSISVIDVATLEVTRTIPTGERPRGITFSKDYSVVYICASDSDTVQVMDPETGEILHDLPSGEDPEQFVLHPDDKHLYIANEDDAITTVVDTETHKVVAQINVGIEPEGMAVSPDGKIAITTSETTNMAHWIDTGTQQLFANTLVDSRPRHAEFTHDGGQLWVSSEIGGTITVFDAKTQAELGKVRFDMPNIHPDKIQPVGFEFDEKGEFAWVALGPANHVAVVNMKTLEVEDYVLVGRRVWHMAFSPDMSQLFTTNGVSGDVTVIDVASRNPVKTIKVGRYPWGAATRP; encoded by the coding sequence ATGCGCTGTCTTGCCCTTTCCGCCCCGATTCTGGCCGCCCTGTCCGCCGCCCCGATGGCCCATGCCGCCGAGATCTGGGTCACCAATGAGAAGGACAACTCGATCAGCGTGATCGACGTGGCGACGCTGGAGGTGACCCGCACCATCCCGACCGGCGAGCGCCCGCGCGGCATCACCTTCAGCAAGGATTACAGCGTCGTCTATATCTGCGCCTCGGACAGCGACACGGTGCAGGTGATGGACCCGGAGACGGGCGAGATCCTGCATGACCTGCCCTCGGGTGAGGACCCCGAGCAATTCGTCCTGCATCCCGATGACAAGCATCTCTATATCGCCAACGAGGATGACGCGATCACCACCGTCGTCGACACCGAGACGCATAAGGTGGTCGCCCAGATCAATGTGGGGATCGAGCCCGAGGGCATGGCCGTCAGCCCCGATGGCAAGATCGCCATCACCACCTCGGAAACCACCAATATGGCGCATTGGATCGATACTGGGACGCAGCAGCTTTTCGCCAATACCCTGGTCGACTCGCGACCCCGTCATGCCGAGTTCACCCATGACGGCGGGCAATTGTGGGTCAGTTCCGAGATCGGCGGCACCATCACGGTCTTCGACGCCAAGACTCAGGCAGAACTCGGCAAGGTGCGCTTCGACATGCCGAACATTCATCCCGACAAGATTCAGCCTGTCGGTTTCGAGTTCGACGAGAAGGGCGAATTTGCCTGGGTGGCGCTGGGTCCGGCGAACCATGTCGCCGTGGTCAACATGAAGACCCTCGAGGTCGAGGATTACGTGCTGGTTGGCCGCCGGGTCTGGCACATGGCGTTTTCACCGGACATGAGCCAGCTCTTCACCACCAACGGCGTATCGGGCGATGTGACGGTGATCGACGTGGCCAGCCGCAACCCGGTCAAGACCATCAAGGTCGGTCGCTATCCCTGGGGCGCGGCGACGCGGCCCTGA
- a CDS encoding DUF1674 domain-containing protein yields the protein MTDKHDIPADLPPAAKRALAEAAERRKKAEALPPPPKEYGGRDGAEPVRFGDYEKNGLAVDF from the coding sequence ATGACCGACAAGCACGATATCCCCGCTGACCTTCCCCCCGCCGCGAAGCGTGCCCTTGCCGAAGCTGCCGAGCGCCGCAAAAAGGCCGAGGCGCTGCCGCCGCCGCCCAAGGAATATGGCGGGCGCGATGGCGCCGAGCCGGTGCGCTTTGGCGATTACGAGAAGAACGGTCTGGCGGTGGATTTCTGA
- a CDS encoding ABC transporter substrate-binding protein translates to MTGPAQAARCDWRSLPIAALLVAVLATPALAQTAAKEPLPVPIGWLKVEQPAPPILSNLAPPPADTGLAGARLGREDNATTGSFMGHDYQLTETLVPEGEDALAAARSALAATPFLLVDAPAQTMIQIADLPEAQGALIFNIARGEDSLRGADCRRNLLHTAPSDSMLTDALMQFIAWRQWSDLVLIEGEHPGDAEFSAALEASATKFGQKIAARKTWAFDADMRRNASAEVPLFTQDFGDYDLLLLSDTLDDFDRYIPFNTWLPRPTGGTEGIVPAAWSPSVEQSGAAQLQSRFIDLNGREMQSADYAAWAAVRAVGEAVTRLNSSDPAALRDFLLSDQFQLAGFKGRPQSFRDWNGQMRQPIPLVSDRAVVALAPIEGFMHQVTELDTLGTDRAESACSAFSD, encoded by the coding sequence ATGACCGGACCGGCACAGGCCGCCCGCTGCGACTGGCGCAGCTTACCAATCGCGGCGCTTCTGGTCGCAGTTTTGGCAACGCCCGCGCTGGCCCAGACAGCCGCGAAAGAGCCGCTGCCGGTACCCATCGGCTGGCTGAAGGTCGAACAGCCTGCCCCGCCGATCCTGTCGAACCTTGCCCCGCCGCCCGCCGATACCGGCCTTGCCGGCGCGAGGCTGGGGCGCGAGGACAATGCCACCACCGGCAGCTTCATGGGCCATGACTACCAGCTGACCGAAACCCTCGTGCCCGAGGGCGAGGATGCGCTGGCCGCCGCCCGCTCGGCACTGGCCGCGACCCCCTTCCTGCTGGTCGATGCCCCGGCCCAGACCATGATCCAGATCGCCGACCTGCCCGAGGCGCAGGGGGCGCTGATCTTCAACATCGCGCGTGGCGAGGACAGCTTGCGCGGTGCCGATTGCCGCCGGAACCTGCTTCACACCGCGCCCTCGGATTCGATGCTGACCGATGCGCTGATGCAGTTCATCGCCTGGCGACAATGGTCGGATCTGGTGCTGATCGAGGGCGAGCATCCGGGCGATGCGGAATTTTCCGCCGCGCTGGAAGCCTCGGCCACGAAATTCGGGCAGAAGATCGCCGCCCGCAAGACCTGGGCTTTTGACGCCGACATGCGCCGCAATGCCAGCGCCGAGGTGCCGCTGTTCACCCAGGATTTCGGCGATTACGACCTGCTGCTACTGTCGGACACATTGGACGATTTCGACCGTTACATCCCTTTCAACACCTGGCTTCCCCGTCCCACCGGGGGCACCGAGGGCATCGTGCCGGCGGCATGGTCGCCTTCGGTCGAACAATCGGGCGCGGCGCAGTTGCAAAGCCGCTTCATCGACCTGAACGGGCGCGAGATGCAATCGGCCGATTACGCCGCTTGGGCGGCCGTCCGCGCCGTGGGCGAGGCGGTGACGCGGCTGAACAGCTCCGATCCGGCCGCGCTGCGGGATTTCCTTCTCTCCGACCAGTTCCAACTGGCCGGGTTCAAGGGCCGCCCGCAAAGCTTCCGCGACTGGAACGGCCAGATGCGCCAGCCGATCCCGCTGGTCAGCGACCGCGCCGTGGTCGCGCTCGCCCCGATCGAGGGCTTCATGCATCAGGTGACCGAGCTCGACACGCTTGGCACCGACCGCGCCGAATCCGCCTGCTCCGCCTTTTCCGACTGA
- the purH gene encoding bifunctional phosphoribosylaminoimidazolecarboxamide formyltransferase/IMP cyclohydrolase translates to MTDLIPLRRALISVSDKTGLIDFARRLDARGIEILSTGGTAKALREAGLTVVDVADVTGFPEMMDGRVKTLHPAVHGGLLALRDNDEHLAAMEAHGIGPIDLLVVNLYPFEETVAKGAGYDECIENIDIGGPAMIRAAAKNHAFVNVIVDVQDYDALLAEMDANDDRCSLAFRKRLAQTAYARTAAYDAAVSTWMAGAIGEETPRRRAFAGTLAQGLRYGENPHQAAAFYVTGEARPGVATARQWQGKELSYNNINDTDAAFELVAEFDPAEGPACAIIKHANPCGVAQGGSALEAYKRAYDCDRTSAFGGIVALNQPLDGATAEEIVKIFTEVVIAPDADEEAKAIFAGKKNLRLLTTGGLPDPMAAGLTFRQVAGGFLAQGRDNGHVAREALKIVSKRQPSDAELADLMFAWTVAKHVKSNAIVYAKDLATVGIGAGQMSRVDSTRIGRRKSEDMAEALALPLPLTVGSAVASDAFFPFADGIEALAEAGAKAVIQPGGSMRDAEVIEAADRLGLAMVFTGQRHFRH, encoded by the coding sequence ATGACCGACCTGATCCCGCTGCGCCGCGCGCTGATTTCCGTTTCCGACAAGACCGGGCTGATCGATTTCGCCCGGAGGCTGGATGCGCGGGGGATCGAGATCCTCTCGACCGGCGGCACCGCCAAGGCGCTGCGCGAGGCCGGGCTGACGGTCGTGGACGTGGCCGATGTGACCGGCTTTCCCGAGATGATGGACGGGCGCGTCAAGACGCTGCACCCGGCGGTGCATGGCGGTCTTCTGGCGCTGCGCGACAATGACGAGCATCTGGCCGCGATGGAGGCCCATGGGATAGGGCCGATCGATCTTCTGGTGGTGAACCTCTACCCGTTCGAGGAGACCGTGGCCAAGGGCGCGGGTTACGACGAGTGCATCGAGAATATCGACATCGGCGGTCCGGCGATGATCCGCGCGGCGGCCAAGAATCATGCCTTCGTCAATGTCATCGTCGATGTGCAGGATTACGACGCGCTTCTGGCCGAGATGGATGCCAATGACGACCGCTGCTCGCTGGCGTTCCGCAAGCGGCTGGCGCAGACCGCCTATGCCCGCACCGCGGCCTATGACGCGGCGGTCTCGACCTGGATGGCCGGGGCCATCGGCGAGGAGACTCCGCGCCGCCGCGCCTTTGCCGGGACGCTGGCGCAGGGGCTGCGCTATGGCGAGAACCCGCACCAGGCGGCGGCCTTCTATGTCACCGGCGAGGCGCGGCCGGGCGTTGCCACCGCGCGCCAGTGGCAGGGCAAGGAACTGAGCTACAACAATATCAACGATACCGATGCGGCTTTCGAGCTGGTGGCGGAATTCGACCCGGCTGAAGGCCCGGCTTGCGCCATCATCAAGCACGCCAATCCCTGTGGTGTGGCGCAGGGCGGTTCCGCGCTCGAGGCCTACAAGCGCGCCTATGACTGCGACCGGACCTCGGCCTTTGGCGGGATCGTGGCGCTGAACCAGCCGCTCGACGGGGCGACGGCGGAAGAGATCGTGAAGATCTTTACCGAGGTGGTCATTGCACCCGATGCCGACGAGGAAGCGAAGGCGATTTTCGCCGGCAAGAAGAACCTGCGCCTGCTGACCACCGGCGGCTTGCCAGATCCGATGGCCGCGGGGCTGACCTTCCGGCAGGTGGCGGGCGGGTTCCTCGCCCAAGGGCGCGACAATGGCCATGTGGCGCGCGAGGCGCTGAAGATCGTCAGCAAGCGCCAGCCCTCGGATGCGGAACTGGCCGATCTCATGTTCGCCTGGACCGTCGCGAAACATGTGAAATCCAATGCCATCGTCTATGCCAAGGACCTGGCGACCGTGGGCATCGGCGCCGGCCAGATGAGCCGCGTGGACAGCACCCGCATCGGCCGCCGCAAATCCGAGGACATGGCCGAGGCGCTGGCCCTGCCGCTGCCGCTGACGGTTGGCTCGGCGGTCGCCTCGGATGCGTTCTTCCCCTTTGCCGACGGGATCGAGGCTTTGGCCGAGGCCGGGGCCAAGGCGGTGATCCAGCCCGGCGGTTCGATGCGCGATGCCGAGGTGATCGAGGCCGCCGACCGTCTGGGTCTGGCCATGGTCTTCACCGGCCAGCGGCATTTCCGGCACTGA
- the lspA gene encoding signal peptidase II encodes MTENSAPPPLRKKPAAAKPKPRAPKIEPRPDPALTGSMRLVAWVAGAIVLIDQVLKYWVVHVLELDRVRAIDLLPPWLNLRMAWNEGVNFGLLSSEKDFMRWVLIAVAVVICLWVWFWLKRSAQGRIAKIAGGLLIGGAIGNVIDRIYFGAVADFLNMSLPGWQNPYSFNVADIAIFAGAIGLILMPAKDKAEKPGDKTRDEPRNSR; translated from the coding sequence ATGACCGAGAACAGCGCTCCGCCGCCGCTGCGGAAAAAGCCCGCAGCAGCCAAGCCCAAGCCCCGCGCGCCGAAGATCGAGCCGCGGCCCGATCCCGCGTTGACCGGCTCGATGCGTCTGGTCGCCTGGGTTGCGGGTGCGATCGTCCTGATCGATCAGGTGCTGAAGTACTGGGTCGTGCATGTGCTGGAGCTGGACCGGGTTCGGGCCATCGACCTCTTGCCCCCCTGGCTGAACCTGCGCATGGCTTGGAACGAGGGGGTGAATTTCGGCCTTCTCTCCAGCGAGAAGGATTTCATGCGCTGGGTGCTGATCGCCGTGGCGGTGGTCATCTGCCTCTGGGTGTGGTTCTGGCTGAAGCGCAGCGCGCAGGGGCGGATCGCCAAGATTGCCGGCGGGCTGTTGATCGGCGGGGCCATCGGCAACGTCATCGACCGGATCTATTTCGGCGCGGTGGCGGATTTCCTGAACATGTCGCTGCCGGGCTGGCAGAACCCCTACAGCTTCAACGTGGCCGATATAGCGATTTTCGCCGGCGCCATCGGGCTGATCCTGATGCCGGCCAAGGACAAGGCAGAAAAGCCGGGCGACAAGACCCGTGACGAGCCTCGGAATTCACGCTAG
- a CDS encoding RsmB/NOP family class I SAM-dependent RNA methyltransferase gives MAKVQDRAVQDGARKGALTLLAGLREGRSLGDQAGRLNHLPHGDRARAQRLALAALRHRDRADLVLGRFLQRKPKPEVADLLRLATVELLELGEAPHGVVNAAVGLVRGMGKKGAAASGMVNAVLRKVAEVTDWASLPVQPLPNWLRKALVAAYGREALAAMEAAHQAGAPLDLTLKPGAAGPEGDLLPTGSVRLAGSPQLSALPGFEAGDWWAQDAAAALAAKLLNAQPGETVVDLCAAPGGKTLQLAAAGAKVTAVDISDQRMARVAENLARCGLSAELVVADALDWTPASPPDAVLLDAPCSATGTIRRHPDLPLLRDGEGLAEITALQSALIDHALAMLPAGGRLVFATCSLLPEEGEAQLAAAVARHPDLQVIRPDLPGVDPAWITPEGGLRLRPDYWPDRGGMDGFFIAALRKTA, from the coding sequence TTGGCAAAGGTTCAGGATCGGGCGGTTCAGGATGGCGCGCGCAAGGGTGCGCTGACGCTGCTGGCGGGTCTGCGCGAGGGGCGGTCACTCGGCGATCAGGCCGGGCGGCTGAACCACCTGCCGCATGGCGACCGGGCGCGGGCGCAGCGGCTCGCACTGGCCGCCCTGCGCCACCGGGATCGCGCCGACCTAGTGCTGGGCCGGTTCCTACAGCGCAAGCCAAAGCCCGAGGTGGCTGACCTGCTGCGTCTGGCGACGGTCGAACTGCTGGAACTGGGCGAGGCCCCGCATGGCGTGGTGAATGCCGCCGTCGGGCTGGTGCGCGGCATGGGCAAGAAGGGCGCGGCGGCCTCGGGCATGGTGAACGCGGTTCTGCGCAAGGTGGCCGAGGTCACGGACTGGGCCAGCCTGCCGGTGCAACCCCTGCCCAATTGGCTGAGGAAGGCGCTGGTCGCCGCCTATGGGCGCGAGGCCCTTGCGGCGATGGAGGCGGCGCATCAGGCCGGCGCGCCGCTGGACCTGACCCTGAAACCGGGTGCTGCCGGACCCGAAGGCGACCTGCTGCCCACCGGCTCGGTCCGTCTGGCCGGCTCGCCGCAGCTTTCGGCGCTGCCGGGATTCGAGGCGGGCGACTGGTGGGCGCAGGATGCCGCCGCCGCACTGGCGGCGAAGCTGCTGAACGCGCAGCCGGGCGAGACGGTCGTGGACCTCTGCGCCGCGCCGGGCGGCAAGACGCTGCAACTGGCCGCTGCCGGGGCCAAGGTCACGGCGGTCGACATCTCGGATCAGCGCATGGCGCGGGTGGCCGAGAACCTGGCCCGCTGCGGGCTTTCGGCCGAATTGGTGGTGGCCGATGCGCTGGACTGGACCCCGGCCAGCCCGCCCGATGCGGTGCTGCTGGATGCGCCCTGTTCCGCCACCGGCACGATTCGCCGCCATCCCGACCTTCCGCTGCTGCGCGATGGCGAGGGGCTGGCCGAGATCACCGCGCTGCAATCGGCGCTGATCGACCATGCGCTGGCGATGCTGCCTGCGGGCGGTCGGCTGGTCTTTGCCACCTGCTCGCTGCTGCCCGAAGAGGGCGAGGCGCAGCTGGCCGCCGCAGTGGCGCGTCACCCGGACCTGCAGGTGATCCGCCCCGACCTGCCCGGCGTGGACCCCGCATGGATCACCCCCGAGGGTGGGCTGCGCCTGCGCCCGGATTATTGGCCGGATCGTGGCGGCATGGACGGGTTCTTCATCGCCGCTCTGCGGAAAACCGCCTGA
- the pedF gene encoding cytochrome c-550 PedF, which produces MSGLAKPTERLILAAILSVATLTPAAVLAHGDVAPQAVDTAGLPEIAADDWATVNPYRADTAGDEVFNKAVEIGASGYNQNCARCHGLEAISGGLAPDLRYLEAEEYGDEWFIERFREGYTQDGVTKMPAFGELLGPAAAWAIRSYVESRPDDGQVTEAAPELTEIRDSLKAAADGGSADSAAIAARLTEIAGAIETLSGAPVSDNIAIRAAHVLEAKPEAYGEAAEVLTIGLSAAH; this is translated from the coding sequence ATGTCCGGACTTGCGAAACCGACCGAACGGCTGATCCTGGCCGCGATCCTGAGCGTGGCGACGCTGACCCCCGCTGCCGTTCTGGCCCATGGCGACGTGGCGCCGCAGGCCGTTGATACGGCCGGCCTGCCCGAGATCGCCGCCGATGACTGGGCGACCGTCAACCCCTACCGCGCCGATACCGCCGGCGACGAGGTGTTCAACAAGGCGGTCGAGATCGGCGCCTCGGGCTATAACCAGAACTGCGCCCGCTGCCACGGGCTCGAGGCGATCTCGGGCGGGCTGGCCCCCGACCTGCGCTATCTCGAGGCCGAGGAATATGGCGATGAATGGTTCATCGAACGCTTCCGCGAGGGCTACACGCAGGACGGCGTGACCAAGATGCCGGCCTTTGGCGAGCTTCTGGGCCCGGCGGCTGCCTGGGCGATCCGCAGCTATGTCGAAAGCCGCCCCGATGACGGGCAGGTGACCGAGGCCGCGCCGGAGCTGACCGAGATCCGCGACTCGCTGAAGGCCGCAGCCGATGGCGGCAGCGCCGACAGTGCGGCGATTGCGGCGCGTCTGACCGAGATTGCCGGTGCCATCGAGACCCTGTCGGGCGCCCCGGTTTCGGACAATATCGCCATCCGCGCGGCCCATGTGCTGGAAGCCAAGCCCGAAGCCTATGGCGAGGCGGCCGAGGTGTTGACCATCGGGCTGTCGGCGGCGCATTGA
- a CDS encoding DUF3035 domain-containing protein yields the protein MRAFALTLTITAGLGLAACSNDPRLMNLKSGQDGPDEFAILPTKPLSMPPDLALLPTPTPGGGNITDPTPFGDAVGALGGNPARLANNGVGAADGGLVSYASRYGVQPNIRGELAQADVEWRSDHSRKLLERLAQTSVYMRAYRPMTLDSDAELLRWRRAGAQTPSAPPPPADE from the coding sequence ATGCGGGCATTCGCGCTGACATTGACGATCACGGCCGGGCTTGGACTGGCCGCTTGCAGCAACGATCCGCGGCTGATGAACCTGAAATCCGGTCAGGACGGGCCGGACGAGTTTGCCATCCTGCCGACGAAACCCCTGTCCATGCCGCCCGACCTCGCGCTGCTGCCGACGCCGACGCCCGGTGGTGGCAACATTACCGACCCGACGCCCTTCGGCGATGCCGTGGGCGCGCTTGGCGGCAACCCGGCGCGGCTGGCCAATAACGGCGTCGGCGCGGCCGATGGCGGGCTGGTTTCCTATGCCTCGCGTTACGGTGTTCAACCGAACATCCGCGGCGAGTTGGCGCAGGCCGATGTCGAATGGCGCTCGGACCATTCGCGCAAGCTCTTGGAGCGGCTGGCCCAGACCAGCGTCTACATGCGGGCCTATCGCCCGATGACGCTGGATTCGGATGCCGAGCTCTTGCGCTGGCGCCGCGCCGGGGCGCAGACCCCAAGCGCACCGCCGCCGCCCGCCGACGAATAA